In Methylobacterium aquaticum, the following are encoded in one genomic region:
- a CDS encoding TetR/AcrR family transcriptional regulator, whose translation MSGDTRERIMEAARLTVQDLGYGGLSFRELAKDVGIKSASIHYYFPTKGELGEAIMQRYIDRYERYLDEILNDTIDSTTMMRRYTDVFRDTLLNGNRLCLAGMLAAERNDLPAEVRTEVVRWGEMNERWIARVLAPGEDAPPEDIRRRAKAVFAAVSGAQMIAHGRDDVGLYDEVVSAYRESGLIP comes from the coding sequence ATGAGCGGCGACACCAGGGAGCGGATCATGGAGGCCGCGCGGCTCACCGTGCAGGATCTCGGCTACGGTGGCCTCAGCTTCCGTGAGTTGGCCAAGGATGTCGGCATCAAGAGCGCCAGCATCCACTACTACTTCCCGACGAAGGGCGAGCTCGGGGAGGCGATCATGCAGCGCTACATCGATCGCTACGAGCGCTATCTCGACGAAATCCTGAACGACACCATCGACAGCACGACCATGATGCGGCGATACACCGACGTGTTTCGCGACACGCTGCTGAACGGCAACCGCCTGTGCCTGGCCGGGATGCTGGCGGCGGAACGCAACGACCTCCCGGCCGAGGTCCGTACCGAAGTCGTCAGGTGGGGGGAGATGAACGAGCGCTGGATCGCGCGGGTGCTGGCCCCGGGGGAGGATGCTCCTCCGGAGGACATCCGGCGACGGGCGAAGGCCGTCTTCGCGGCGGTGTCGGGCGCGCAGATGATCGCGCATGGCCGGGACGACGTCGGTCTCTACGACGAGGTCGTCTCGGCTTACCGGGAGAGCGGCCTTATCCCGTGA
- a CDS encoding glutathione S-transferase family protein, with the protein MTAKPRLFTSPSAFPNPQRLRLFLHEKGIADRFEEHIYDMAPGGEQRQWRHLKMNPWGETPTLRFEDGSTLSETAAIVRYLDQSFPGRRIMGETPMEQGLDAMWDNRIWVHILYRITTMFHVLHQGLGPKLELTHNPAWGEHCRKEALAHAGLVDRHLSDGRDWMLGGDAPTFSDITLATAVAFSKFPVNATPLDERFEYLDAFWRRWQQRPAFQAAYADRNSGVAELDARK; encoded by the coding sequence ATGACGGCCAAGCCCCGCCTCTTCACCTCGCCCTCCGCCTTCCCGAACCCGCAGCGCCTCCGCCTGTTCCTGCACGAGAAGGGCATCGCCGATCGGTTCGAGGAGCACATCTACGACATGGCGCCCGGCGGCGAGCAGCGTCAGTGGCGCCACCTCAAGATGAACCCGTGGGGCGAGACGCCGACGCTTCGCTTCGAGGATGGCAGCACGCTCTCCGAGACGGCCGCCATCGTCCGCTACCTCGACCAGAGCTTCCCCGGCCGCCGCATCATGGGCGAGACCCCGATGGAGCAGGGTCTCGACGCGATGTGGGACAATCGCATCTGGGTCCACATCCTCTACCGCATCACCACGATGTTCCACGTCCTGCACCAGGGCCTCGGGCCGAAGCTCGAACTCACGCACAACCCGGCCTGGGGCGAGCATTGCCGCAAGGAGGCGCTGGCCCATGCGGGGCTGGTGGACCGGCACCTGTCCGACGGCCGCGACTGGATGCTCGGCGGGGACGCGCCGACCTTCTCGGACATCACCCTGGCGACCGCGGTGGCGTTCTCGAAGTTCCCGGTGAATGCGACGCCCCTGGACGAGCGGTTCGAATACCTCGATGCCTTCTGGCGGCGCTGGCAGCAGCGCCCGGCTTTCCAGGCGGCCTATGCCGATCGCAACAGCGGCGTGGCGGAGCTGGATGCTCGCAAGTAG
- a CDS encoding ABC transporter ATP-binding protein, with translation MDIPADSRFSAWRRAAAARLGPLRHLPALFRLAVATDPRLTLASLTLRLLRAGLPALMLYVAKLVVDAVVAGRAGPPPSGGWLTDPRLHHVGLLVGIELGLAVVSDLLGRATSYVDGVLAEKVGNATTLRLMAHAAALDLEQFEDSAVQDQLERARRQVAWRSNLIGQLLGQLQDLVTAMTLAVAVGTMLPGLVLLLVLALIPAFLNELHFNARGYRLAWRRSPDRRETDYLRYLGADAHSAKEVKLFGLAAHLAERFRELASRLLSENRDLARHRALAGGAFATLGTLAYYAAYLVIAGEALSGTLTVGDLTFLGGAFLRLRSLVEGLLLGASQLLGQAQYLDDLFSFFTIAPTIRSGTLPVPERLREGFVFEEVGYRYPGESRWAVRHLSLAIGAGEVVALVGENGAGKTTIVKLLARLYAPTEGRILLDGRDLAEYDIDSLRARIGVIFQDFMRFDFTAGDNIAVGRIEARADRDGIALAARRALADAVIARLPGTYDQRLGRRFEDGVELSGGEWQKVAIARAYRRDAAVLVLDEPTAALDAGAEAEVFRRFADLAAGRTALLISHRFSTVRRADRIVVLAGGRVLEEGTHAALVAKGGRYAELFELQAAGYR, from the coding sequence ATGGACATCCCCGCCGACAGCCGCTTCTCCGCCTGGCGCCGCGCCGCCGCCGCCCGGCTCGGGCCCCTGCGCCATCTCCCCGCCCTGTTCCGCCTCGCCGTCGCGACCGATCCGCGGCTCACTCTCGCCAGCCTGACTCTACGCCTCCTGCGCGCCGGGCTGCCGGCCCTGATGCTCTATGTGGCCAAGCTCGTGGTCGATGCCGTGGTGGCGGGCCGCGCCGGGCCGCCGCCCTCGGGCGGCTGGCTCACCGATCCGCGGCTCCATCACGTCGGGCTCCTCGTCGGGATCGAGCTCGGGCTCGCGGTCGTCTCGGACCTGCTCGGGCGGGCGACGTCTTACGTCGATGGGGTGCTGGCGGAGAAGGTCGGCAACGCCACCACCTTGCGCCTGATGGCCCACGCCGCCGCCCTCGACCTCGAGCAGTTCGAGGACAGCGCGGTGCAGGACCAGCTGGAGCGGGCCCGGCGCCAGGTCGCCTGGCGCTCGAACCTGATCGGCCAGCTGCTCGGCCAGCTCCAGGACCTCGTCACCGCGATGACTCTGGCGGTCGCCGTCGGCACGATGCTGCCGGGGCTGGTGCTGCTCCTGGTGCTCGCCCTGATCCCGGCCTTCCTCAACGAATTGCACTTCAACGCCCGCGGCTACCGCCTTGCCTGGCGCCGCAGCCCGGACCGGCGCGAGACCGATTACCTGCGCTATCTCGGCGCCGATGCGCACAGCGCCAAGGAGGTGAAGCTGTTCGGCCTCGCCGCCCACCTCGCCGAGCGGTTCCGCGAACTCGCCTCCCGGCTGCTCTCCGAGAACCGGGACCTCGCCCGGCACCGGGCGCTCGCCGGCGGCGCCTTCGCGACGTTGGGTACGCTCGCCTATTACGCCGCCTATCTCGTCATCGCCGGGGAGGCTTTGTCCGGCACCCTCACCGTCGGCGACCTCACCTTTCTGGGCGGGGCTTTCCTGCGCCTGCGCAGCCTCGTCGAGGGGCTGCTGCTCGGCGCCTCGCAGCTGCTCGGCCAGGCGCAGTATCTCGACGACCTGTTCTCGTTCTTCACCATCGCGCCGACCATCCGCTCCGGGACCCTGCCGGTGCCCGAGCGCCTGCGCGAGGGCTTCGTGTTCGAGGAGGTCGGCTACCGCTATCCGGGCGAGAGCCGCTGGGCGGTGCGGCACCTGTCGCTCGCCATCGGGGCCGGCGAGGTGGTGGCGCTGGTAGGCGAGAACGGCGCCGGCAAGACCACAATCGTCAAGCTGCTCGCCCGTCTCTACGCGCCGACGGAAGGGCGCATCCTGCTCGATGGCCGCGACCTCGCCGAGTACGACATCGACTCTCTCCGCGCCCGCATCGGCGTGATCTTCCAGGATTTCATGCGGTTCGATTTCACGGCCGGCGACAACATCGCGGTCGGCCGCATCGAGGCGCGGGCGGACCGGGACGGGATCGCGCTCGCGGCCCGGCGGGCGCTCGCCGACGCGGTGATCGCGCGGCTGCCCGGCACCTACGACCAGCGCCTCGGCCGGCGCTTCGAGGACGGGGTCGAATTGTCCGGCGGCGAGTGGCAGAAGGTGGCGATCGCCCGGGCCTACCGGCGCGACGCGGCCGTGCTCGTCCTCGACGAGCCGACGGCGGCCCTCGATGCCGGGGCCGAGGCCGAGGTGTTTCGCCGCTTCGCCGACCTCGCGGCGGGTCGCACCGCGCTCCTCATCTCGCACCGCTTCTCCACCGTGCGCCGGGCCGACCGGATCGTGGTGCTGGCCGGGGGCCGGGTGCTGGAGGAGGGGACGCACGCCGCGCTGGTGGCGAAGGGCGGGCGCTACGCCGAGTTGTTCGAGCTCCAGGCCGCCGGCTATCGCTGA
- a CDS encoding DUF2254 domain-containing protein — translation MGRWAWMGRQVVRQIWFRAALISLFGVGLALVAAFVGPYLPANVHAQLGQDAVGTILQIMASSMLAVTTFSLTAMVSAYGSATQLATPRATQLLIGDPTSQNALSTFLGAFVFSVVGIIGLQSSVYGDSGRVVLFSGTVLVVAVVVVTLLRWIGHITGFGRMGDVIDRVEEAAGAAMQAFSADPRLGGRPAVAVPEGAVPVFSETTGYVTHIDVASLGSIARQRDLVVHIAALPGTLVHPTRPLLHIEGDAGKDGETLEKTLASAFAIERHRRFDQDPRLGLIALSEIASRALAPATNDPGTAIEVLNALLRVLLHLPPDEPEGEELAERPRSTCRARRSTTC, via the coding sequence ATGGGTCGCTGGGCATGGATGGGGCGGCAGGTCGTCCGGCAGATCTGGTTCCGGGCGGCGCTGATCAGCCTGTTCGGCGTCGGCCTCGCCCTCGTCGCCGCCTTCGTCGGGCCGTACCTGCCGGCGAACGTGCATGCCCAGCTCGGGCAGGACGCGGTCGGGACGATCCTCCAGATCATGGCATCGAGCATGCTGGCGGTGACGACCTTCTCGCTCACCGCGATGGTCAGCGCCTACGGCTCGGCGACCCAGCTCGCGACGCCGCGGGCAACGCAGCTCCTGATCGGCGATCCGACCTCGCAGAACGCGCTGTCGACCTTCCTGGGCGCCTTCGTGTTCTCGGTGGTCGGCATCATCGGGCTGCAATCGAGCGTCTACGGCGATAGCGGGCGCGTCGTCCTGTTCTCCGGCACGGTGCTGGTCGTCGCGGTGGTGGTGGTCACGCTCCTGCGCTGGATCGGCCACATCACCGGCTTCGGGCGGATGGGCGACGTGATCGACCGCGTCGAGGAGGCCGCTGGCGCGGCGATGCAGGCCTTCTCCGCCGATCCGCGCCTCGGCGGGCGGCCGGCCGTCGCGGTGCCGGAAGGCGCCGTGCCGGTCTTTTCCGAGACGACCGGCTACGTCACCCATATCGACGTCGCCTCCCTCGGGTCGATCGCCCGGCAACGCGATCTCGTGGTCCATATCGCGGCCCTGCCGGGCACGCTGGTCCACCCGACACGGCCGCTGCTCCATATCGAGGGCGATGCCGGCAAGGACGGCGAGACCCTGGAGAAGACCCTGGCGAGCGCCTTCGCGATCGAGCGCCACCGGCGCTTCGACCAGGATCCGCGCCTCGGCCTGATTGCGCTGTCCGAAATCGCGAGCCGGGCCCTGGCGCCGGCCACCAACGATCCCGGCACCGCGATCGAGGTGCTGAACGCCCTGCTGCGGGTGCTGCTGCATCTGCCGCCCGACGAGCCGGAGGGCGAGGAACTGGCCGAGCGGCCCCGGTCCACGTGCCGCGCCCGACGCTCGACGACATGCTGA
- a CDS encoding oxidoreductase, whose translation MPWTPALIPPQAGRRALVTGATSGIGYEAALALAGAGAEIVIAARDLGKAEATAAAIRRAHPAAIVECRRLDTARLASVRAFAAAWRAEGRPIDLLLLNAGIAAVPRREETVDGFERQFATNYLGHLALTGLLWPSLRPAVGTRVVAVASIAHRSGRIAFDDLQRRRAYGPQSAYRQTKLAMLMFALELDRRLRAAGSPIRSVAAHPGIAATAIARRGDRAGRLAERIGAGLLGLIGQSATRGALPLLYAATAPEVEGGRYYGPDGLWEVRGDPGPARIEPHAADPEAAGRLWALSETLTDVTYPL comes from the coding sequence ATGCCCTGGACCCCCGCCCTGATCCCGCCCCAGGCCGGGCGCCGCGCGCTCGTCACCGGGGCGACGAGCGGCATCGGCTACGAGGCGGCCCTGGCGCTCGCGGGGGCCGGGGCGGAGATCGTGATCGCCGCCCGGGACTTAGGCAAGGCCGAGGCGACGGCGGCGGCGATCCGCCGGGCGCATCCGGCGGCGATCGTGGAGTGCCGCCGCCTCGACACCGCGCGCCTCGCCTCGGTGCGGGCCTTCGCCGCGGCCTGGCGGGCGGAGGGGCGGCCGATCGACCTCCTGCTGCTGAATGCCGGCATCGCCGCCGTGCCCCGGCGCGAGGAGACCGTGGACGGGTTCGAGCGCCAGTTCGCCACCAACTACCTCGGCCATCTCGCCCTGACCGGCCTGCTCTGGCCGAGCCTCCGGCCGGCGGTCGGCACCCGGGTGGTCGCGGTGGCGAGCATCGCCCACCGCTCGGGCAGGATCGCCTTCGACGACCTGCAGCGGCGGCGCGCCTACGGGCCGCAGAGCGCCTACCGGCAGACCAAGCTGGCGATGCTGATGTTCGCGCTCGAACTCGACCGGCGCCTGCGCGCGGCGGGCTCCCCGATCCGCTCGGTTGCGGCCCATCCGGGGATCGCGGCGACCGCCATCGCCCGGCGCGGCGACCGGGCCGGGCGGCTCGCGGAGCGCATCGGCGCCGGCCTCCTCGGGCTGATCGGCCAGTCGGCGACGCGCGGCGCCCTGCCCCTGCTCTACGCCGCGACGGCGCCGGAGGTGGAAGGCGGGCGGTATTACGGCCCGGACGGGCTGTGGGAGGTCCGCGGCGATCCGGGACCGGCGAGGATCGAACCCCATGCCGCCGATCCCGAGGCAGCGGGGCGGCTCTGGGCCCTGTCGGAGACGCTGACGGATGTCACCTACCCTCTCTGA
- a CDS encoding FadR/GntR family transcriptional regulator, translated as MSAGSPVEGRLYQQVADRIRALIEAGGLRAGDRLPAERELAQQLGVSRPSLREALIALEIDGTVEIRMGSGIYVQAGKDAGKGTGRTAPAGDSPEEVMQARAALEGAVAALAAARITPEALHALRRALDRMGTEIAEGRAPLDSDRLFHLAVAEATGNSVLTRLVAGLFDARHSPIAARLRSRFDSPATWALALAEHEAVLAALEARDPLRAQAAMHGHLEHSTRRWLEGEPR; from the coding sequence ATGAGCGCGGGCAGCCCGGTCGAAGGCCGGCTCTACCAGCAGGTGGCCGACCGGATCCGGGCGCTGATCGAGGCCGGCGGCCTCCGGGCCGGCGACCGCCTGCCGGCGGAGCGCGAGCTGGCCCAGCAGCTCGGCGTCTCCCGTCCCTCGTTGCGCGAGGCGCTGATCGCGCTCGAGATCGATGGCACGGTCGAGATCCGGATGGGGTCGGGCATCTACGTCCAGGCGGGCAAGGACGCGGGCAAGGGTACTGGTCGCACGGCGCCGGCCGGCGACAGCCCGGAGGAGGTGATGCAGGCCCGCGCCGCCCTCGAAGGCGCGGTCGCGGCGCTCGCCGCCGCCCGGATCACACCCGAGGCCCTGCACGCTCTACGCCGGGCGCTCGACCGCATGGGCACCGAGATCGCGGAGGGACGCGCGCCGCTCGACAGCGACCGGCTGTTCCATCTGGCCGTCGCCGAAGCGACCGGCAACAGCGTGCTGACCCGCCTCGTCGCCGGCCTGTTCGATGCCCGCCACAGCCCGATCGCCGCCCGGCTGCGCAGCCGCTTCGATTCCCCCGCCACCTGGGCCCTGGCGCTGGCCGAGCACGAGGCGGTGCTGGCGGCACTGGAGGCCCGCGACCCGCTCCGGGCCCAGGCGGCGATGCACGGGCATCTCGAGCACTCGACCCGGCGCTGGCTGGAGGGGGAGCCGCGGTGA
- a CDS encoding sugar ABC transporter ATP-binding protein: MLDGAENAAASDGLATERGRAPERSGPLLSLSGIVKEFPGVRALAGVDFDLRRGEVHAVCGENGAGKSTLMKIISGVHAPSAGRLLYKGAERRFASPLEAEAVGIAMIHQELNLVAHLTVAENIFLGREPRRGFLVDRRVLRAGARTCLDRLGAAIDPDALVRDLPVAQCQLVEIAKALSLNAELLIMDEPTSSLTEQEARRLFAVIRDLKAAGVGIVYISHRLDEMREIVDRVTVLRDGRHVSTDALAATTIDGIVARMVGRALNEKFPERTSVPTDHVILEAAGLTRAGAFRDVSFSLRRGEILGFAGLMGAGRTEVARALFGADPLESGTIALEGRPLAIRNPRDAIAAGIAYLSEDRKAQGLAVKMPVDANLTLANLGAVANRLGLIDADRHAAAARDYVDRLGIKTPSLHQPVRLLSGGNQQKIIIGKWLFRDAKVMLFDEPTRGIDVGAKLAIYTIMDRLAARGIGVVLISSELPEILGLTDRVAVFHRGRLVRILDTARTDQEEIMHHASGLGTEH; the protein is encoded by the coding sequence GTGCTCGACGGCGCAGAGAACGCGGCCGCGTCCGACGGCCTCGCGACCGAACGCGGCCGGGCGCCGGAGCGCTCCGGGCCGCTCCTGTCGCTATCCGGCATCGTCAAGGAATTCCCGGGCGTGCGGGCGCTCGCGGGCGTCGACTTCGACCTGCGCCGCGGCGAGGTCCATGCCGTCTGCGGCGAGAACGGCGCCGGCAAGTCGACCCTGATGAAGATCATCAGCGGCGTCCACGCCCCGAGCGCCGGCCGTCTCCTCTACAAGGGCGCCGAGCGCCGCTTCGCCTCGCCGCTGGAGGCCGAGGCCGTCGGGATCGCGATGATCCACCAGGAGCTCAACTTGGTGGCCCACCTCACGGTGGCGGAGAACATCTTCCTCGGCCGCGAGCCGAGGCGCGGCTTCCTGGTCGACCGGCGCGTCCTGCGGGCCGGCGCCAGGACCTGCCTCGACCGGCTCGGTGCGGCCATCGACCCCGATGCGCTGGTGCGCGACCTGCCCGTGGCGCAGTGCCAGCTCGTCGAGATCGCCAAGGCCCTGTCGCTGAACGCCGAACTGCTCATCATGGACGAGCCGACCTCGTCCCTGACCGAGCAGGAGGCGCGGCGGCTGTTTGCCGTCATCCGCGACCTGAAGGCGGCGGGCGTCGGCATCGTCTACATCTCGCACCGCCTCGACGAGATGCGCGAGATCGTCGACCGGGTGACGGTGCTCCGCGACGGGCGCCACGTCTCGACCGACGCGCTGGCCGCCACCACCATCGACGGGATCGTCGCCCGCATGGTCGGCCGCGCCCTCAACGAGAAATTCCCGGAGCGGACCTCCGTCCCGACCGATCACGTGATCCTGGAGGCCGCCGGGCTCACCCGCGCCGGTGCCTTCCGGGACGTGAGCTTCAGCTTGCGCCGCGGCGAGATCCTCGGGTTCGCCGGGCTGATGGGGGCCGGCCGCACCGAGGTCGCCCGCGCCCTGTTCGGGGCCGATCCGCTCGAATCCGGCACGATCGCCCTGGAGGGCCGGCCGCTCGCGATCCGCAATCCCCGCGACGCGATCGCGGCCGGCATCGCCTACCTGTCGGAAGACCGCAAGGCGCAAGGGTTGGCGGTCAAGATGCCGGTCGACGCCAACCTGACGCTGGCCAATCTCGGCGCGGTGGCGAACCGGCTCGGGCTGATCGACGCGGACCGCCACGCGGCGGCCGCGCGAGACTACGTCGACCGGCTCGGCATCAAGACGCCGTCCCTGCACCAGCCGGTGCGGCTTTTGTCGGGCGGTAACCAGCAGAAGATCATCATCGGCAAGTGGCTGTTTCGCGACGCGAAGGTGATGCTGTTCGACGAGCCGACCCGGGGCATCGATGTCGGCGCCAAGCTCGCGATCTACACGATCATGGATCGGCTCGCCGCCCGGGGCATCGGCGTGGTGCTGATCAGCTCGGAACTGCCCGAGATCTTGGGGCTCACCGACCGCGTCGCGGTGTTCCATCGCGGTCGCCTCGTGCGCATCCTCGACACCGCCCGCACCGATCAGGAGGAGATCATGCATCACGCCTCGGGCCTCGGGACGGAGCATTGA